A genomic segment from [Flavobacterium] thermophilum encodes:
- a CDS encoding Protein of uncharacterised function (DUF2564) has product MAKRDADVHTGYNDVKQVEMFVETAEKMVGQATMQLDPEMLNHAAEAVENARRQLARARQQATGVDGDFLTQCEQKLARAEHQLREAQQ; this is encoded by the coding sequence ATGGCCAAACGCGATGCCGACGTACATACGGGATACAACGATGTAAAGCAAGTGGAAATGTTCGTCGAAACAGCGGAAAAAATGGTCGGCCAGGCGACGATGCAGCTCGATCCGGAGATGCTCAATCACGCTGCAGAAGCGGTCGAAAACGCCCGCCGCCAACTCGCCCGCGCCCGTCAACAGGCGACTGGCGTCGACGGCGACTTTCTCACCCAGTGCGAACAAAAATTGGCTCGCGCCGAGCACCAGCTTCGCGAGGCGCAACAATAA
- a CDS encoding Predicted double-stranded RNA/RNA-DNA hybrid binding protein produces MEVQIHWTYITPKKQETFLLTDWIEAREALMLADDFEKTGRVKALEFVDRNGVAWSKKELKKLLEEIASEPHEVVVYFDGGFDHETSQGGAGAVVYYKQNDHRYRLRANRRLGEIKSNNEAEYAAFWFVTQLLEELGVRHLPVTFRGDSHVVLKQLSGDWPCFEDDYNAWLDRIEAKLRELDIQPVYEPIARKQNKEADSLARQALDGQLITSRTELEEKG; encoded by the coding sequence CAAATCCACTGGACATATATCACGCCGAAAAAGCAGGAAACGTTCCTCTTGACGGATTGGATTGAAGCAAGAGAGGCGCTCATGCTTGCCGATGATTTCGAGAAAACCGGGCGGGTGAAAGCGCTTGAGTTTGTCGACCGAAACGGGGTGGCATGGTCAAAAAAAGAGCTGAAAAAGCTGCTTGAAGAGATCGCCAGCGAGCCGCATGAGGTCGTCGTCTATTTTGACGGCGGGTTTGATCATGAGACGTCCCAAGGCGGCGCAGGGGCGGTCGTGTACTATAAGCAAAACGACCACCGCTACCGGCTGCGCGCCAACCGCCGGCTCGGGGAAATCAAATCGAACAACGAAGCTGAGTATGCGGCTTTTTGGTTTGTCACGCAGCTGCTCGAAGAACTGGGCGTCCGCCATTTGCCGGTGACGTTTCGCGGCGATTCCCATGTGGTGCTGAAGCAGCTGTCGGGCGACTGGCCGTGCTTTGAAGATGATTATAACGCTTGGCTTGACCGCATCGAAGCGAAACTGCGCGAGCTCGACATTCAACCGGTATATGAACCGATTGCGCGCAAGCAGAACAAAGAGGCCGATTCGCTCGCCCGTCAGGCGTTGGACGGACAGCTGATCACGAGCCGCACGGAATTGGAAGAGAAAGGGTAA
- a CDS encoding Protein of uncharacterised function (DUF2602) — protein MEKKRNERKEILEQIAWLEETYCDGCFLKSTFRKEYGKTYAQSFCIQQCTVGEQMRRYGEKLLSVPPRPRQ, from the coding sequence ATGGAAAAAAAACGAAACGAACGAAAAGAAATATTGGAACAGATCGCCTGGCTGGAAGAAACGTATTGCGACGGCTGTTTTTTAAAAAGCACGTTCCGCAAAGAGTACGGCAAAACGTACGCCCAGTCGTTTTGCATCCAACAATGCACGGTCGGAGAGCAAATGCGGCGGTACGGGGAGAAGCTGCTTTCCGTCCCACCGCGGCCGCGCCAATAG
- the spo0M_1 gene encoding Stage 0 sporulation protein M, translating into MLLRKMMSKVGVGSAHVDLILNKSLWRQGEVIQGIVHIYGGTVEQRIERLDVELVQKTIENGKELDAIVAVIPAAGAFSIKPSEKKEIPFSYTIPETLPPSRPGRSYRFITRLHIEDAVDTLDFDYVQILPKK; encoded by the coding sequence ATGCTGCTTCGCAAAATGATGTCAAAAGTCGGAGTCGGGTCGGCGCACGTCGACTTGATCTTAAATAAATCGTTATGGCGCCAAGGAGAAGTGATTCAAGGGATCGTCCACATTTACGGCGGAACAGTGGAACAAAGGATCGAGCGGCTTGATGTCGAGCTCGTGCAAAAAACAATCGAAAACGGCAAGGAACTGGATGCCATTGTCGCCGTCATTCCGGCGGCCGGAGCGTTTTCGATCAAGCCGAGCGAGAAAAAGGAGATCCCGTTTTCCTACACGATTCCGGAAACATTGCCGCCATCGCGCCCCGGCCGGTCGTACCGGTTCATCACCCGCCTTCATATCGAAGACGCGGTTGATACGCTCGACTTCGATTATGTGCAAATTTTGCCGAAAAAATAG
- the gla gene encoding Glyceroaquaporin: MSPFLGELIGTALLIIFGAGVCAGVNLKKSYAANSGWIVITMGWGLAVAVAVYAVGQYSGAHLNPALTVALALAGDFPWKDVPGYIAAQVLGAVMGAVIVYLHYWPHWKETDDPGVKLGVFATGPAVPNAAANLLSEIIGTFVLVLAILAIGANQFADGLNPFVVGFLIVAIGLSLGGTTGYAINPARDFGPRLAHFLLPIPGKGSSNWSYAWVPIVGPLLGGALGSLVYKAVFLGKPSGALWGVLAATAAVLAAAKMTNGKTVSATSRRSL, encoded by the coding sequence ATGTCGCCATTTTTAGGGGAGCTCATCGGCACGGCACTGCTCATCATTTTCGGCGCTGGTGTGTGCGCCGGGGTCAACTTGAAAAAATCATACGCGGCCAACTCCGGCTGGATTGTTATTACGATGGGGTGGGGGTTGGCGGTGGCCGTGGCCGTATACGCTGTCGGCCAGTATAGCGGCGCCCATCTCAATCCAGCGCTGACAGTCGCGTTGGCGCTCGCCGGTGATTTTCCGTGGAAAGACGTGCCGGGCTATATTGCGGCGCAAGTGCTTGGGGCCGTCATGGGAGCGGTCATTGTCTACCTCCACTATTGGCCGCATTGGAAAGAAACGGACGACCCGGGCGTCAAGCTTGGCGTGTTTGCGACAGGTCCGGCCGTGCCGAATGCGGCTGCCAACTTGCTTAGCGAGATCATCGGCACGTTTGTGTTGGTGTTGGCCATCTTGGCCATTGGCGCCAACCAGTTCGCCGATGGGCTTAATCCGTTTGTCGTTGGTTTTTTGATCGTGGCGATCGGCCTGTCGCTCGGCGGCACGACGGGATACGCCATTAATCCGGCCCGCGACTTTGGGCCTCGGTTAGCCCACTTTTTGCTGCCCATCCCAGGGAAAGGATCATCAAACTGGTCGTACGCATGGGTGCCGATCGTCGGACCGCTGCTTGGCGGCGCGCTAGGCAGTTTGGTGTATAAAGCTGTTTTCTTGGGAAAACCGTCAGGCGCATTATGGGGAGTGCTGGCGGCAACGGCAGCCGTTTTGGCGGCGGCGAAGATGACAAACGGAAAGACAGTGAGCGCCACAAGCCGCCGTTCTCTGTAG